A stretch of Salvelinus alpinus chromosome 4, SLU_Salpinus.1, whole genome shotgun sequence DNA encodes these proteins:
- the LOC139572825 gene encoding nucleoporin SEH1 isoform X2, with product MFVARSIAADHKDLIHDVSYDFHGRRMATCSSDQSVKVWDKSESGEWHCTASWKTHSGSVWRVTWAHPEFGQVLASCSFDRTAAVWEEIVGESNDKQRGQSHWIKRTTLVDSRTSVTDVKFAPKHMGLMLTTCSADGVARIYEAPDVMNLSQWSLQHEISCKLSCSCISWNPSSSRAHPPMLAVGSDDSNVMYGGKVQIYEYNENTRKYAKAETLMTVTDAVHDIAFSPNLGRSFHVLAIATKDVRIFKLVPLRKESSSTGPTKFEVQIVAQFDNHNSQVWRVSWNITSTLLASSGDDGCVRLWKANYMDNWKCTGILKGDGSPVNGSSGQPGAMNTMVGCTVQTSQNALNGSAAGRTHPCVVYWT from the exons ATGTTTGTGGCTCGTAGCATTGCAGCAGATCACAAAGATCTAATCCACGATGTTTCCTACGATTTTCACGGCCGGAGAATGGCAACTTGTTCAAGTGACCAAAGTGTCAAG GTTTGGGACAAGAGTGAAAGTGGGGAGTGGCACTGCACTGCCAGCTGGAAG ACACACAGCGGGTCAGTATGGAGGGTGACCTGGGCCCACCCTGAGTTTGGACAGGTGCTGGCCTCCTGCTCCTTTGACCGAACAGCCGCTGTGTGGGAAGAGATAGTTGGGGAATCTAACGACAAACAGAGGGGGCAGAGCCACTGG ATAAAGAGGACGACTCTGGTGGACAGCAGGACGTCGGTGACGGACGTGAAGTTCGCTCCTAAACACATGGGTCTGATGCTGACGACGTGCTCAGCAGACGGGGTGGCGAGGATCTACGAGGCTCCAGACGTGATGAACCTCAGCCAGTGGTCCCTGCAGCACGAGATCTCCTGTAAACTCAGCTGCTCCTGTATCTCCTGGAACCCCTCCAG CTCTCGCGCCCACCCTCCCATGTTAGCAGTGGGAAGTGATGACAGCAACGTGATGTACGGTGGGAAGGTTCAGATCTACGAGTACAATGAAAACACTAG GAAATATGCGAAAGCCGAGACATTGATGACCGTGACTGATGCGGTGCATGACATAGCCTTCTCCCCTAACCTGGGGCGGTCCTTCCACGTGCTCGCCATAGCAACCAAAGATGTTCGGATCTTTAAGTTGGTACCTTTGCG TAAGGAGAGCAGCTCAACAGGCCCTACTAAATTTGAGGTTCAGATCGTGGCCCAGTTCGACAACCACAACTCCCAGGTGTGGAGAGTCTCCTGGAACATCACCAGCACCTTGCTGGCCTCGTCGGGAGACGACGGCTGTGTCCGACTCTGGAAAG CCAACTATATGGACAACTGGAAATGTACCGGCATCCTGAAGGGAGACGGGAGTCCAGTCAACGGGTCGTCAGGACAACCCGGTGCCATGAATACCATGGTGGGCTGCACTGTCCAGACCTCCCAGAATGCACTGAACGGCTCTGCTGCAGGAAG